Genomic segment of Nocardioides plantarum:
CGACCCGCTGGGCATGCTCGGGCTCGTCCCCGGAGACGCCAAGATCCTGCGCAACCCGGGCGGCCGGGTCGACCACCTCACCCTCGAGGCGCTGGTGCTCGCTGTGCACCTGCTCGGCGTCAACCGCGTGGTCATCGCCCCGCACACGCGCTGCGCGGTGGCCTCGGCGACCGAGGCCGAGCTGCGGGCCCGCATCGAGGAGTCGGCCGGCATGGACGCCAGCTGGCAGAGCATCCACGTCGTGCGCGACCAGCTCGACTCGCTGGCCGACGACGTGCAGAAGGTCCGCACGCACCCCCTGGTGTCCGAGGCGGTCACCGTCGGCGGGTTCATCTACGACGTCGACACCGGGCTGCTCGACCGCAAGTTCTAGACGCCCGCACGTTCCCGCCGCTCAGAGCCAGCCGTGGTCCTCGGCGATGCGGACGGCCTCGGTCCGATTGGCGGCGAGGGTCTTGCCGATGGCCGCGGACAGGTGGTTGCGCACCGTCCCCTCCGACAGGCTCAGCTGGCGCGCCAGCGCCGCCACCGGCGCACCGGCGCGGGCCGCGCGCAGCACCTCGGTCTCGCGGGGGCTCAGGGGTGACTCCCCCGCAGCCAGGCTGTCGGCCGCGAGCGCGGGGTCGACCACGCGCAGCCCGGCGTGCACCCGGCGTACGGCGTCGGCCAGCTGCGCCGCGGGGGTGTCCTTGACGACGAACCCCGAGGCGCCGGCCTGCAGCGCGCGCCGCAGGTAGCCCGGTCGCCCGAACGTGGTCACGACGAGCACCCGCGTCGCCGGCAGGGCGACCCGCAGGGCGGCCGCAGCGGTGATGCCGTCGATGCCGGGCATCTCCACGTCGAGCACGGCCACGTCGGGCCGGTGCCGGAGGGCGGCGGGGACCACCTCGTCACCCGTGCCGACCTCGGCGACCACCTCCAGGTCGGGCTCGAGGCCGAGCAGGGCCGACAGGGCACCGCGCACGAGCGCCTGGTCGTCGGCGAGCAGCAGCCGGATCGGGCCGGCGCTCACCCGAGCACCACCCGCAGCGCGAAGCCCGGCGAGAGCCGCTCGGTCACGACCGTCGCCCCGGCCGCGGCGGCGCGCTCCCGCAGGCCCAGCAGCCCGGACCCGGGACCGTCGGACGCGGACGCGGACGCGGACCCGACTCCGACGCCGTCGTCGCGGACCTCCGCCCCCGTCTCCGAGAGCCGCACCTCGCAGGTGTGGGCACGGGAGTGGCGCACCACGTTGGTGACGCCCTCGCGCACCGTCCAGGCGAAGAGCTCGCGTGCCTGCGTGGGCACGTCGTCGACCGAGCCGGGCAGCACGGCGGTGATGCCCGCGGCCTCGAGGACCATCCGGGCGCGGATCAGCTCCTCGGGCAGGGTGACGGTGCGGTAGCCGGTCACCGCGCGGCGTACGTCGGCCAGCGCGTCGCGACTGAGCCGCTCGAGGTCGGCGACCTCCGCCCGGGCGCGCTCGGCGGCCTCGGGCGACCCGGCGTCGAGCAGCCGGCCGGCGAGCTCGGCCTTGACGGTGATCACGGTCAGGGAGTGCCCCAGGATGTCGTGGAGGTCGC
This window contains:
- a CDS encoding beta-class carbonic anhydrase gives rise to the protein MPDFDELLVANRQYAAGFTQSGLDGVARRGVAVVTCMDSRIDPLGMLGLVPGDAKILRNPGGRVDHLTLEALVLAVHLLGVNRVVIAPHTRCAVASATEAELRARIEESAGMDASWQSIHVVRDQLDSLADDVQKVRTHPLVSEAVTVGGFIYDVDTGLLDRKF
- a CDS encoding response regulator transcription factor: MSAGPIRLLLADDQALVRGALSALLGLEPDLEVVAEVGTGDEVVPAALRHRPDVAVLDVEMPGIDGITAAAALRVALPATRVLVVTTFGRPGYLRRALQAGASGFVVKDTPAAQLADAVRRVHAGLRVVDPALAADSLAAGESPLSPRETEVLRAARAGAPVAALARQLSLSEGTVRNHLSAAIGKTLAANRTEAVRIAEDHGWL